A genome region from Trachemys scripta elegans isolate TJP31775 chromosome 2, CAS_Tse_1.0, whole genome shotgun sequence includes the following:
- the ANXA4 gene encoding annexin A4, with protein MAKVGNRGTIKAALGFRAEEDAQKLRKAMKGLGTDEDAIIDIVAKRSIFQRQEILIAYKSTIGRDLIGDLKSELSGNFEKVIIGLMTSITLYDVQELKRAMKGAGTDEGCLIEILASRSIEEIKRINETYHRQYGTTLEKDIVSDTSSMFRRVLVSLATGNRDQGNYVDEGLAQQDAQCLYEAGEKKWGTNEGQFLTILCSRNRSHLLKVFDEYRKIAKKDITESIKSEMSGDLEDALLAVVKCIRNKHAYFAERLYGSMKGLGTDDNTLIRVMVSRCEIDMLDIRHEFKTMYGKSLYSFIQGDTSGDYKKVLLLLCGGED; from the exons ATGGCAAAG GTTGGAAACCGGGGCACAATCAAAGCGGCCTTGGGCTTCAGGGCTGAGGAAGATGCACAGAAGTTAAGGAAGGCCATGAAGGGGCTTG GTACAGATGAAGATGCCATTATCGATATCGTGGCCAAGAGGAGCATATTCCAACGTCAGGAAATTTTAATCGCCTATAAATCCACTATTGGCAGG GATTTGATTGGCGATTTGAAGTCTGAGCTGAGTGGGAATTTTGAGAAGGTGATAATTGGATTGATGACTTCCATCACACTGTACGATGTGCAGGAACTGAAGAGGGCCATGAAG GGTGCGGGGACAGATGAGGGCTGCCTGATCGAAATTCTGGCTTCTCGTTCCATTGAAGAAATCAAGCGCATTAATGAGACCTACCATCGTC AATATGGAACTACCCTTGAGAAGGACATTGTCTCAGATACATCTTCCATGTTCCGCCGCGTGCTGGTATCTCTAGCTACA GGAAACAGGGACCAGGGAAACTATGTGGATGAAGGCCTTGCTCAGCAAGATGCCCAG TGCTTGTATGAAGCCGGGGAGAAGAAATGGGGGACAAATGAGGGACAATTCCTGACTATCCTCTGTTCAAGAAACAGATCTCACTTATTAAAGG TCTTTGATGAATACAGAAAGATCGCTAAGAAGGACATTACAGAAAGCATTAAATCTGAGATGTCGGGGGATCTCGAAGATGCCTTATTAGCTGTGG TAAAATGCATAAGGAATAAGCATGCATACTTTGCTGAAAGATTATACGGTTCCATGAAG GGTTTAGGGACGGATGACAATACACTCATTCGAGTGATGGTGTCGCGGTGTGAAATTGACATGTTGGATATCAGGCATGAATTCAAGACGATGTATGGGAAATCTCTCTACTCCTTCATCCAG ggaGACACTTCAGGAGACTATAAGAAAGTCCTACTCTTGCTCTGTGGCGGTGAAGACTAA